The region GTAGGTGAGCCTGAGCACAACCGAACTATTAACAATTATTAACAAACCCATGCCGTTTGGTAAGCATAGCGGGCAGGCCTTGCTGACCTTACCACTGGGCTATTTATGCTGGCTAGAGCGC is a window of Oceanisphaera sp. IT1-181 DNA encoding:
- a CDS encoding putative quorum-sensing-regulated virulence factor — protein: MSLSTTELLTIINKPMPFGKHSGQALLTLPLGYLCWLERQGWPSGEIGAELALIYELKHNGVAEPLYRLLARR